The Thermoplasmata archaeon DNA segment GGGAGACCTTCAAGCGCATGGCCATGAACGACGAGGAGACCGTCGCGCTCATCGCTGGCGGACATACCTTCGGCAAGACCCATGGCGCTGGCGATCCGAAGCTGGTCGGCCCGGCACCCGAGGCAGCGCCCATCGAGCAGATGGGCCTTGGCTGGAAGAGCAGGTTCGGCACAGGCAAAGGCAAAGATACGATCGGGGGCGGCCCGGAGGTCACCTGGACTGCGACGCCGACGAAGTGGAGCAACAACTTCTTCGAGAACCTGTTCGGCTACGACTGGGAACTGACGAAGAGTCCGGCCGGCGCATACGAGTTCACGGCGAAAGGCAATGCGGCGACGATTCCGGATGCCTTCGACACGTCGAAGCGTCACGCGCCCACGATGCTGGTGACGGACCTCGCTCTGCGGTCCGATCCAATCTACGAGAAGATCTCGCGGCGCTTCTACGAGCACCCGGACGCGTTCGCGGATGCCTTCGCTCGGGCGTGGTTCAAGCTCACGCACCGCGACATGGGTCCGCGCGCACGCTATCTCGGACCCGAGGTCCCGGCGGAGGAGCTCGTCTGGCAAGACCCGGTTCCCGCCGTCAATCACAAGCTGATTGGCGCCAAGGACGTTGCGGACCTGAAGGCCAGAATCCTGGCCTCGGGCCTGTCCGTCTCGCAACTGGTCTTCACTGCATGGGCATCCGCAGCCACCTTCCGCGGCTCCGACAAGCGCGGCGGGGCGAACGGTGCGCGCATCCGCCTTGCGCCGCAGAAGGGCTGGGAAGTCAACGAGCCCGCCCAACTGGCCAAGGTGCTGACGACTCTGGAGAGCATCCAGAGGGCGTTCAACACCGCGCAGTCTGACGGGAAGAGGGTGTCACTCGCTGACCTGATCGTTCTCGGCGGTTGCGCGGGAGTCGAGCAGGCCGCGAAGAAGGTCGGGCACGACGTGACCGTCCCCTTCACGCCCGGCCGCACGGACGCTTCGCAGGAGCAAACCGATGTGGAGTCCTTCAGCTATCTCGAACCGGTTGCGGATGGCTTCCGCAACTACCTCAAGACCAAATTCACCGTGCCGACAGAGGAGCTCTTAGTCGACAAAGCGCAGTTGCTGACCTTGACTGCGCCCGAGATGACGGTTCTGGTGGGCGGCATGCGTGTCCTGAACGCGAACCATGCACATTCGCAACATGGCGTCTTCACGAAGCGGCCACAGACGCTGACCAACGATTTCTTCGTGAACCTGTTGGACACACGCACCGAGTGGAAAGCGACCTCGGATGAGAATATGTTCGAGGGGCACGACCGAAAGACCGGCGAGTTGAAGTGGACCGCCACCCGTGTCGATCTCATCTTTGGCTCGAACTCCGAACTGCGAGCTCTTGCCGAAGTCTACGGCTCGGCCGACGCGCAAGCGAAGTTCGTGACCGACTTCGTTGCGGCATGGAACAAGGTGATGAACGCCGATCGCTTCGACCTTAAGCGAGCCCGTAATGACCCGGTCAATGCAGTAGCTGGCGCCTAGCGGCGTGTGGCGCGCGGGTCGTCAGCGAGGATGAGCAGCTGATGTACTTGGTGCTCCGCGAGCACAGCGGGGCGATGATTCAGAAGGACCTCGTCGGGCATCTTCTAGAGGGCAAAGGTTAGCCGGGTCTTGGACCCGCTCGAGGCGAAACGCGTCGTCGTGAAGGAGCGCAACGGGATGACGGACCGCGTGCGGATCATCGACGGCACAACCAAGTAGGCCTGAATGAGGAAAGCCTAAACGGTTTCCGGCGCACGACAACTACGGACAAACGTTTAAATCGGACCTGGCGGTGCCGACTTCCGCATGATGCAAGGCACCGCCCCCGCCCCGGCGGCGACCCAGGCCAAGCCCGTTTTCAAGGAGGCTCCTCCCAAGTTCCGATCCGGGAGGCACACCGCGATCGTGCAGGAGGTCTTCGACATCGCGCCGAAGGCGCCGGAGACCTATCTCATTCGCTTCACGTTCGAGAACGAGCCCGTGTTCGACTTCGAACCGGGCCAGTTCATCTCGATCTTCGCGGAGAAGGAGGGCAAGAAGATCTCCCGGCCGTACTCGATCGCCTCGTGGCCGGAGAACAAGGACTACCTCGAGCTCTGCGTCAAGGTGGTCGAAGGCGGCTTCATGTCGAACTACCTGCACCACCTCACACCGGGCACCAAGCTCGCTTCCATCGCGCCCCTCGGGCGCTTCGTCCTCCAAGAACCGCTCCTGTACGACACTCTGTTCGTGGCCACGGGGACGGGCGTCGCTCCCTTCGTCTCCCACCTGGGCCACATCTTCCAGAACCACCTGGACGACGGCCACGAGCTCCACCTCGTCTTTGGCACGCGGTACACGTACGAGCTGATCTACCACGACCTGTTCCTGAAATGGGAGCGGGAGCACCCGAACTTCCACTACTACTCGACGGTCTCCCGCCCGGAGACCCCGGACTACAAGGGCCGCGTGGGCTACGTCCAGAAGATCATCCAGAACGAGCTCAAGGACTACGCGAACAAGCAGGTCCTGATCTGCGGGCTCAACAACATGGTCGAGGACGTCCAGAACCTGTGCAAGCAGCTCGGGTTCGCCCTCGTACGGTTCGAGAAGTGGGACTGAGTCCTCAGGCCCTCGCGCGCAGCCGCACCTTGCCGACGATCAAGTGCCGCGGCACCATCCCGAACTGACGGCTGTCCCGGCTATGCGTCATGTTGTCTCCCAAGACGAAGAACCCCGCGAGGGCGTCCCCCGACATGACCC contains these protein-coding regions:
- the katG gene encoding catalase/peroxidase HPI, yielding MAPVDAKQRDSKENVNATTEKTAERRPVVHGTTNVGMRSNSDWWPNRLNLRILRQNSSLSNPMGEAFNYAEEFKKLDFKALKKDLHALMTESQDWWPADFGHYGGLIIRMAWHAAGTYRVGDGRGGAGTGQQRFAPLNSWPDNVNLDKARRLLWPIKQKYGSRISWADLMVLAGNVALESMGFKTFGFGGGRTDVWEPDEAVYWGKEDTWLADKRYTGDRELENPLAAVQMGLIYVNPEGPNGKPDPRAAAKDIRETFKRMAMNDEETVALIAGGHTFGKTHGAGDPKLVGPAPEAAPIEQMGLGWKSRFGTGKGKDTIGGGPEVTWTATPTKWSNNFFENLFGYDWELTKSPAGAYEFTAKGNAATIPDAFDTSKRHAPTMLVTDLALRSDPIYEKISRRFYEHPDAFADAFARAWFKLTHRDMGPRARYLGPEVPAEELVWQDPVPAVNHKLIGAKDVADLKARILASGLSVSQLVFTAWASAATFRGSDKRGGANGARIRLAPQKGWEVNEPAQLAKVLTTLESIQRAFNTAQSDGKRVSLADLIVLGGCAGVEQAAKKVGHDVTVPFTPGRTDASQEQTDVESFSYLEPVADGFRNYLKTKFTVPTEELLVDKAQLLTLTAPEMTVLVGGMRVLNANHAHSQHGVFTKRPQTLTNDFFVNLLDTRTEWKATSDENMFEGHDRKTGELKWTATRVDLIFGSNSELRALAEVYGSADAQAKFVTDFVAAWNKVMNADRFDLKRARNDPVNAVAGA
- a CDS encoding FAD-dependent oxidoreductase, whose amino-acid sequence is MMQGTAPAPAATQAKPVFKEAPPKFRSGRHTAIVQEVFDIAPKAPETYLIRFTFENEPVFDFEPGQFISIFAEKEGKKISRPYSIASWPENKDYLELCVKVVEGGFMSNYLHHLTPGTKLASIAPLGRFVLQEPLLYDTLFVATGTGVAPFVSHLGHIFQNHLDDGHELHLVFGTRYTYELIYHDLFLKWEREHPNFHYYSTVSRPETPDYKGRVGYVQKIIQNELKDYANKQVLICGLNNMVEDVQNLCKQLGFALVRFEKWD